A region from the Ptychodera flava strain L36383 chromosome 10, AS_Pfla_20210202, whole genome shotgun sequence genome encodes:
- the LOC139142630 gene encoding arginine/serine-rich protein PNISR-like isoform X1, which translates to MWQNNQWQGQQWGMGMQPGREVDWAALAQQWIQAKEAHEKGMGSGPPPMGEEGQQEGHVHPNGAEHQFNPQSNMSYSTWAASWQTPLSGWPVTNEVKQEQPQTFDYGHGVQVINHNHGQQPAGPPLPVQSFDYNHGSMDDGNQHYNYQQYPPSDFNVPWSGGDDSRGSGGENSTREYSQEKQPRSPHPPPEAEPLPVLDTAKRKLLPAWIREGLEKMEKQKQKKMEKEQQEKERKERLEKQKKAEQDIINKARLSHGLPPKSKYDSDNESDKEHDEDKSHHDSNHSDSNHSDSNHSDGESEEEGSKEKSASDSVSPRQRKSRFAQSPPPEEEPKSELEKQQEMVLKTRRLLTEVLLEVTNEEIEAVAEEVYKKALRKAPAKQLAQSRALASITGLGVADYGSASEDEDGEDDTDSDEELQERIRQKQLAFQKKQESLEEPSDEEEEEEQEEENHRDETVDSASPEQKLASPTKETKPFLEFPEDYDKNSIPFLESSQSSPGRGSKESRKKKSRKSRDERKRSDKSESRSRSRSSESQRSYSRSYSRSRSRDRSKSRDRSRSWDRERDKRSKRDRSRSWDRSYEKRSKRKRSKSREKYEKKDRHRDRSRERHRGRSREKEKQHGISKERDYERYRSESSDSSGSRAKSKRKRYSSRYSRSRSRSPYKDSYRSSRRGRSRSRSPSSKKKKKSKRERRRSRSSSYDSYSDRSWSRDKTPKRSRSISRDRDTDSSSSKKRDKPKKSRKKSRSRSRSPKYSRRSSRKDYSRESSLDRSYGSRSGKKSSRKRKSRSRSRWLSSFLFSFNDCFFSFSKIL; encoded by the exons ATGTGGCAGAATAACCAATGGCAGGGCCAGCAGTGGGGTATGGGAATGCAACCTGGCAGAGAAG TTGACTGGGCAGCACTGGCACAGCAATGGATTCAAGCCAAGGAAGCCCATGAAAAAGGGATGGGTAGTGGACCGCCACCTATGGGAGAAGAAGGTCAGCAAGAAGGACATGTACATCCAAATGGTGCTGAACATCAATTTAACCCACAATCCAACATGTCATATTCAACCTGGGCAGCATCATGGCAAACACCACTCAGTGGTTGGCCAGTGACCAATGAAGTCAAACAGGAACAACCTCAGACCTTTGATTACGGCCATGGTGTTCAGGTTATCAATCATAACCATGGCCAGCAGCCTGCAGGGCCCCCATTGCCTGTCCAAAGCTTTGACTACAACCACGGCTCAATGGATGATGGAAACCAGCACTACAACTATCAACAA TATCCACCAAGTGATTTCAATGTACCATGGAGTGGTGGTGATGATAGTAGAGGCAGTGGTGGTGAAAACTCTACAagagaatacagtcaagaaaaacaaccaAGATCACCGCATCCACCTCCAGAAGCTGAACCTCTACCAGTCTTAG ATACAGCTAAAAGGAAACTTCTTCCAGCCTGGATCCGTGAGGGTCTTGAAAAAATGGAAAAGCAGAAACAGAAGAAAATGGAGAAAGAGCAACAAGAAAAAGAACGGAAAGAAAGGTTAGAAAAGCAAAAAAAGGCAGAGCAAGATATTATCAACAAAGCAAGGTTGTCTCATGGACTACcaccaaaatcaaaatat GATTCAGATAATGAATCAGATAAAGAACATGATGAGGACAAGTCTCATCACGATAGCAACCATAGTGATAGCAACCACAGTGATAGCAACCACAGTGATGGAGAAAGTGAGGAGGAAGGATCCAAAGAAAAATCTGCCTCAGATTCTGTATCACCAAGACAACGGAAGAGTAGATTTGCTCAGTCTCCTCCCCCAGAGGAAGAACCAaaaagtgaacttgaaaaacaacaagagATG gTATTAAAAACTCGTCGACTACTGACTGAGGTTTTACTTGAAGTAACTAATGAAGAGATTGAAGCTGTTGCAGAAGAGGTGTACAAGAAAGCGCTCCGGAAAG CACCTGCAAAGCAGCTTGCCCAGTCAAGAGCACTGGCTTCTATAACAGGACTGG GTGTGGCTGACTATGGCTCTGCAAGTGAAGATGAAGATGGTGAAGATGACACAGACAGTGACGAGGAATTACAggaaagaatcagacaaaaacaATTAGCGtttcaaaagaaacaagaaagtCTTGAAG AACCAAGTGAtgaagaagaggaggaggaaCAGGAAGAGGAAAATCACAGAGATGAAACAGTTGATTCAGCATCACCAGAACAAAAACTTGCATCGCCTACTAAGGAAACAAAACCCTTCCTGGAATTTCCAGAGGactatgataaaaatagcaTACCTTTTCTTGAGAGTTCTCAATCAAGTCCAGGCAGAGGTAGCAAAGAAAGTAGGAAGAAAAAATCTCGTAAGAGTAGGGATGAAAGGAAACGAAGTGACAAGTCTGAAAGCAGAAGTAGGTCAAGGTCTTCagaaagtcaaaggtcatattcTAGAAGTTATAGCAGATCAAGAAGTAGAGACAGAAGCAAAAGTAGGGATAGATCTCGGAGTTGGGATAGGGAAAGGGATAAACGTAGCAAGCGGGACAGGTCGCGATCGTGGGATCGTAGTTATGAAAAACGAAGCAAAAGGAAAAGAAGTAAAAGCAGGGAAAAGTATGAGAAGAAAGATAGACACAGAGACAGGAGTCGGGAGCGACATCGTGGAAGGAGTCGGGAGAAAGAGAAACAGCATGGTATAAGTAAGGAGAGGGATTATGAAAGGTATAGAAGTGAAAGTAGTGATAGTTCAGGCTCGCGAGCAAAATCAAAGAGAAAGAGGTACAGCAGTAGGTATTCCCGTTCAAGAAGCCGCTCACCTTATAAAGACTCATATCGATCATCTAGGCGTGGTCGCAGCAGATCACGGTCTCCAAGCTctaagaaaaaaaagaaaagcaaacgAGAGAGGCGACGCAGTAGAAGTAGTTCATACGATAGTTATAGTGATAGGTCATGGTCCAGAGACAAAACACCAAAGAGAAGCAGATCAATATCCAGAGATAGAGACACTGACAGTTCCTCCTCCAAAAAAAGAGATAAACCCAAGAAAAGCAGGAAGAAAAGTAGGTCAAGGTCTCGATCACCAAAATATTCACGAAGGTCAAGCAGGAAGGATTATTCTCGCGAAAGTTCATTGGACCGTTCATATGGAAGCAGGTCTGGTAAGAAGTCGAGTCGCAAACGCAAGTCTAGATCCCGATCAAGGTGGCTAtcatcttttttattttcatttaatgactgttttttttctttcagcaaAATTTTGTGA
- the LOC139142631 gene encoding microtubule-associated tyrosine carboxypeptidase 1-like has protein sequence MKKKKKKSQKSGRSKVRIRITPNRTSIKTYDATPKRFVSKIDPLNLEEQKQRFLKYGLVPRFELRGSPDRIQDMISAKRGQIRFQYLKDAKRILDHVYEKYGTGEDFLYKSFGPRISASQATPTLSEYLKLNMVDGMLSIGWTKDLSCSGRMSMTGPNTKLNKPEARRFSLWLKDSVDNAYLREGGIVCLADHEIGTHFFRSLNDGLQPWYSNRDRFGLRGVKSLQLLETEEGLATVNTHIQAKVPLLFMPALVYYTSCKATEMTFEELYDHLQHYVKNPEQRWKHVMRVKRGLENPNDLGGYGKDQCYFAGAVEVLRNIENIDFQLLYAGKLCLDEVSRVKRIARMECIKLPHFLQNIEQYKKRLRYMAQINGLIPKEDSSLRSPRSRSRKCRKASSSSMSSASTTSAGTNSSTHNLDSPHSLSRLPGRITPIPPSSLPPLRPTPPKCGSPTRRLLDRRAQSKQTLLQTDISQELTEDIHISVDGHLRKNDIDNSTNVNHPAIASA, from the exons atgaaaaagaagaagaagaaatccCAGAAGAGTGGCAGATCAAAAGTTAGGATCCGTATCACACCAAACAGAACTAGCATCAAGACATACGATGCCACTCCAAAGAGATTTGTGTCCAAGATTGATCCACTCAACTTAGAGGAACAGAAACAACGCTTTCTTAAGTATGGCCTTGTTCCCAGGTTTGAGTTGAGGGGGTCACCTGATAGAATCCAGGACATGATCTCTGCCAAAAGAGGTCAAATCCGCTTCCAGTATCTGAAGGATGCAAAAAGAATACTGGACCATGTGTATGAAAAGTATGGTACTGGTGAGGACTTCCTGTATAAGTCATTTGGACCAAGAATTTCAGCCAGTCAAGCAACCCCAACTTTGAGTGAATACTTGAAATTGAATATGGTTGATGGTATGCTGTCTATTGGATGGACCAAAGACTTGTCATGCAG tGGACGTATGTCAATGACAGGACCtaatacaaaattaaacaaGCCAGAAGCTAGAAGATTTTCTCTGTGGCTGAAGGATTCCGTTGACAATGCTTATCTCAGAGAAGGTGGTATCGTCTGCCTGGCAGATCATGAGATTGGAACTCATTTT TTCCGTTCATTGAACGATGGTCTGCAGCCATGGTATTCAAATCGGGACAGATTTGGTCTAAGAGGGGTGAAATCTCTTCAGCTGTTGGAAACAGAGGAGGGTCTTGCAACTgtcaatacacacatacaggctaAAGTGCCACTTCTATTCATGCCGGCATTAGTTTACT ATACATCTTGCAAAGCCACAGAGATGACATTTGAAGAGTTATATGACCACTTACAGCATTATGTGAAAAACCCAGAACAACGATGGAAACACGTAATGAGAGTGAAGCGAGGGTTAGAAAATCCAAATGATCTCGGTGGTTATGGAAAAGATCAGTGTTACTTTGCTG GGGCAGTGGAAGTTCTgaggaatattgaaaatatagaTTTTCAGTTGCTGTATGCTGGTAAGCTTTGTTTGGATGAGGTGAGTCGTGTCAAGAGAATAGCAAGAATGGAATGCATTAAGTTGCCACATTTCTTGCAGAACATTGAACAGTACAAAAAAAGACTCCGTTACATGGCTCAAATTAATGGCCTTATACCAAAGGAGGATAGCAGTCTACGCTCTCCAAGGTcaagatctagaaaatgtcGAAAAGCCTCAAGTTCATCAATGTCTTCAGCATCTACAACATCTGCAGGGACAAATTCCTCTACTCACAATCTGGACAGTCCACATTCATTATCAAGACTACCAGGCAGAATAACACCAATACCACCATCCTCACTACCACCACTAAGGCCAACACCACCAAAATGTGGATCACCAACAAGGCGACTACTAGACAGAAGAGCACAGTCAAAGCAAACACTGCTGCAGACTGACATTTCTCAAGAACTCACTGAAGATATCCATATCTCTGTTGATGGTCATTTGAGGAAAAATGACATTGATAATTCTACCAATGTCAATCATCCAGCCATTGCCAGTGCATAG
- the LOC139142632 gene encoding ubiquinone biosynthesis O-methyltransferase-like, producing the protein MALKIVCSACHRFAWSKGGGRQILVGVSSSLNSISSAEDKFSPVTRVQFRTVYIMSEDPSDTDRGARHQSMNIDEVNKFQKLSADWWNETGSVEALHLLNKLRVPLIRDGILQEKGMVSTDALPLKGVKLLDVGCGGGILSEPLARLGASVTGIDLSEELLDVAELHSLHDPLVSQNVKYVCGSIEEMVTKGTEDFDAVVASEVLEHITELNAFVENCCDLVKPGGSIFITSINKTAIAYALAIVAAESLNVVPKGSHEWDKLVSLRELQSLLERNGFIVRLVHGSIYNPVCKKWSWIPSTSCNYAVHAVKSSYPSNHPSNQSEDISTAADSEPLQNETTQT; encoded by the exons ATGGCCCTGAAAATTGTGTGCAGTGCTTGTCACAGGTTTGCTTGGAGTAAAGGGGGAGGGCGACAAATACTAGTTGGGGTATCATCCAGCCTGAATTCAATTTCAAGTGCTGAAGACAAGTTTTCACCGGTCACCAGGGTACAGTTCAG GACAGTTTACATCATGTCTGAGGATCCATCAGATACTGACAGAGGAGCAAGACACCAAAGCATGAACATTGATGAAGTGAATAAATTCCAAAAGCTCTCAGCTGATTGGTGGAATGAAACTGGAAGTGTTGAAGCCTTACATCTCTTGAACAAGTTGAGGGTGCCTTTAATAAGAGACGGTATACTTCAGGAGAAAGGAATGGTTTCTACAGATGCCCTACCATTGAAAGGAGTCAAATTACTTGATGTCGGTTGTGGAGGAGGAATTCTAAGTGAA cCTCTAGCGAGATTAGGTGCCAGTGTCACTGGAATTGATTTATCAGAGGAGTTGCTTGATGTAGCTGAGCTTCACTCTCTTCATGATCCATTGGTCagtcaaaatgtcaaatatgtGTGTGGATCCATAGAAGAAATGGTCACCAAAGGCACAGAAGACTTTGATGCTGTTGTCGCATCAGAGGTCTTAGAACACATCACTGAATTGAATGCATTTGTAGAAAACTGCTGTGATCTTGTCAAG CCTGGTGGCTCTATCTTCATTACAAGCATAAACAAGACAGCAATAGCCTATGCACTAGCTATTGTAGCAGCTGAGTCTCTCAACGTTGTTCCAAAAGGTTCTCATGAATGGGACAAGCTTGTCAGTCTAAGAGAACTCCAGTCCCTTTTAGAGAGAA ATGGTTTTATTGTTCGGTTGGTTCATGGAAGTATTTACAATCCAGTCTGCAAGAAATGGTCTTGGATTCCCAGCACAAGCTGTAACTATGCTGTACATGCTGTGAAATCCAGCTATCCATCAAACCATCCATCAAACCAATCAGAAGATATCAGTACTGCTGCCGATTCAGAACCTCTACAAAATGAAACCACACAGACATGA
- the LOC139142630 gene encoding arginine/serine-rich protein PNISR-like isoform X2, with amino-acid sequence MWQNNQWQGQQWGMGMQPGREVDWAALAQQWIQAKEAHEKGMGSGPPPMGEEGQQEGHVHPNGAEHQFNPQSNMSYSTWAASWQTPLSGWPVTNEVKQEQPQTFDYGHGVQVINHNHGQQPAGPPLPVQSFDYNHGSMDDGNQHYNYQQYPPSDFNVPWSGGDDSRGSGGENSTREYSQEKQPRSPHPPPEAEPLPVLDTAKRKLLPAWIREGLEKMEKQKQKKMEKEQQEKERKERLEKQKKAEQDIINKARLSHGLPPKSKYDSDNESDKEHDEDKSHHDSNHSDSNHSDSNHSDGESEEEGSKEKSASDSVSPRQRKSRFAQSPPPEEEPKSELEKQQEMVLKTRRLLTEVLLEVTNEEIEAVAEEVYKKALRKAPAKQLAQSRALASITGLGVADYGSASEDEDGEDDTDSDEELQERIRQKQLAFQKKQESLEEPSDEEEEEEQEEENHRDETVDSASPEQKLASPTKETKPFLEFPEDYDKNSIPFLESSQSSPGRGSKESRKKKSRKSRDERKRSDKSESRSRSRSSESQRSYSRSYSRSRSRDRSKSRDRSRSWDRERDKRSKRDRSRSWDRSYEKRSKRKRSKSREKYEKKDRHRDRSRERHRGRSREKEKQHGISKERDYERYRSESSDSSGSRAKSKRKRYSSRYSRSRSRSPYKDSYRSSRRGRSRSRSPSSKKKKKSKRERRRSRSSSYDSYSDRSWSRDKTPKRSRSISRDRDTDSSSSKKRDKPKKSRKKSRSRSRSPKYSRRSSRKDYSRESSLDRSYGSRSGKKSSRKRKSRSRSRSSPREFREY; translated from the exons ATGTGGCAGAATAACCAATGGCAGGGCCAGCAGTGGGGTATGGGAATGCAACCTGGCAGAGAAG TTGACTGGGCAGCACTGGCACAGCAATGGATTCAAGCCAAGGAAGCCCATGAAAAAGGGATGGGTAGTGGACCGCCACCTATGGGAGAAGAAGGTCAGCAAGAAGGACATGTACATCCAAATGGTGCTGAACATCAATTTAACCCACAATCCAACATGTCATATTCAACCTGGGCAGCATCATGGCAAACACCACTCAGTGGTTGGCCAGTGACCAATGAAGTCAAACAGGAACAACCTCAGACCTTTGATTACGGCCATGGTGTTCAGGTTATCAATCATAACCATGGCCAGCAGCCTGCAGGGCCCCCATTGCCTGTCCAAAGCTTTGACTACAACCACGGCTCAATGGATGATGGAAACCAGCACTACAACTATCAACAA TATCCACCAAGTGATTTCAATGTACCATGGAGTGGTGGTGATGATAGTAGAGGCAGTGGTGGTGAAAACTCTACAagagaatacagtcaagaaaaacaaccaAGATCACCGCATCCACCTCCAGAAGCTGAACCTCTACCAGTCTTAG ATACAGCTAAAAGGAAACTTCTTCCAGCCTGGATCCGTGAGGGTCTTGAAAAAATGGAAAAGCAGAAACAGAAGAAAATGGAGAAAGAGCAACAAGAAAAAGAACGGAAAGAAAGGTTAGAAAAGCAAAAAAAGGCAGAGCAAGATATTATCAACAAAGCAAGGTTGTCTCATGGACTACcaccaaaatcaaaatat GATTCAGATAATGAATCAGATAAAGAACATGATGAGGACAAGTCTCATCACGATAGCAACCATAGTGATAGCAACCACAGTGATAGCAACCACAGTGATGGAGAAAGTGAGGAGGAAGGATCCAAAGAAAAATCTGCCTCAGATTCTGTATCACCAAGACAACGGAAGAGTAGATTTGCTCAGTCTCCTCCCCCAGAGGAAGAACCAaaaagtgaacttgaaaaacaacaagagATG gTATTAAAAACTCGTCGACTACTGACTGAGGTTTTACTTGAAGTAACTAATGAAGAGATTGAAGCTGTTGCAGAAGAGGTGTACAAGAAAGCGCTCCGGAAAG CACCTGCAAAGCAGCTTGCCCAGTCAAGAGCACTGGCTTCTATAACAGGACTGG GTGTGGCTGACTATGGCTCTGCAAGTGAAGATGAAGATGGTGAAGATGACACAGACAGTGACGAGGAATTACAggaaagaatcagacaaaaacaATTAGCGtttcaaaagaaacaagaaagtCTTGAAG AACCAAGTGAtgaagaagaggaggaggaaCAGGAAGAGGAAAATCACAGAGATGAAACAGTTGATTCAGCATCACCAGAACAAAAACTTGCATCGCCTACTAAGGAAACAAAACCCTTCCTGGAATTTCCAGAGGactatgataaaaatagcaTACCTTTTCTTGAGAGTTCTCAATCAAGTCCAGGCAGAGGTAGCAAAGAAAGTAGGAAGAAAAAATCTCGTAAGAGTAGGGATGAAAGGAAACGAAGTGACAAGTCTGAAAGCAGAAGTAGGTCAAGGTCTTCagaaagtcaaaggtcatattcTAGAAGTTATAGCAGATCAAGAAGTAGAGACAGAAGCAAAAGTAGGGATAGATCTCGGAGTTGGGATAGGGAAAGGGATAAACGTAGCAAGCGGGACAGGTCGCGATCGTGGGATCGTAGTTATGAAAAACGAAGCAAAAGGAAAAGAAGTAAAAGCAGGGAAAAGTATGAGAAGAAAGATAGACACAGAGACAGGAGTCGGGAGCGACATCGTGGAAGGAGTCGGGAGAAAGAGAAACAGCATGGTATAAGTAAGGAGAGGGATTATGAAAGGTATAGAAGTGAAAGTAGTGATAGTTCAGGCTCGCGAGCAAAATCAAAGAGAAAGAGGTACAGCAGTAGGTATTCCCGTTCAAGAAGCCGCTCACCTTATAAAGACTCATATCGATCATCTAGGCGTGGTCGCAGCAGATCACGGTCTCCAAGCTctaagaaaaaaaagaaaagcaaacgAGAGAGGCGACGCAGTAGAAGTAGTTCATACGATAGTTATAGTGATAGGTCATGGTCCAGAGACAAAACACCAAAGAGAAGCAGATCAATATCCAGAGATAGAGACACTGACAGTTCCTCCTCCAAAAAAAGAGATAAACCCAAGAAAAGCAGGAAGAAAAGTAGGTCAAGGTCTCGATCACCAAAATATTCACGAAGGTCAAGCAGGAAGGATTATTCTCGCGAAAGTTCATTGGACCGTTCATATGGAAGCAGGTCTGGTAAGAAGTCGAGTCGCAAACGCAAGTCTAGATCCCGATCAAG GTCGTCTCCAAGAGAATTCCGAGAGTACTAG